Proteins found in one Schistocerca gregaria isolate iqSchGreg1 unplaced genomic scaffold, iqSchGreg1.2 ptg000963l, whole genome shotgun sequence genomic segment:
- the LOC126326046 gene encoding uncharacterized protein LOC126326046 — protein MSADVPLTLPTERCAFLSVKDLKGIRQPSPSTFVDVVASTSDRNHGVDRPPPPLPMSTNYSRLLNLLTVFITHTYARIDPLRYSCSDGQCLHYILTTPSERSAPNNRGLDNQENDLIMSKNDLLGPSTEPCRYMVMELLGKGTFGQVVKCWDKSLKIYVAIKVVKNLPAFHRQGFAEIRVIKQLNTKYASPNYPLVQILNYFVFSGHLCLVFELLNVSLYELIRRNLFRGLSLPLVSKFVHQILRVLVDLGKNRIIHCDLKPENILLKSPDQSNIKVIDFGSACFQDEHAVYSYVQSRFYRCPEVILGYSATYSKLDLWSLGCICFELFTGFPLFPGTNQHQMVVQFVRVLGMPPYSMLANGRDSHRFFNRVAHTGAKTDFVLKTSQECASSDETSSASAVPELAKIPKETSIELLVSEIPYSDDLSAAERIQEELHRQLLISFLQNILKWNPNERSDAEQLLLHPFFSSPGLARGAYPPFNNSSNYVCDLNGAYPPGYPRNRDIAKEIPNHPRMAPDQTLETRHMPAIPPHLFLPLGNPGQRNLSNFFVNRLAPRQDDNHLFHPPLLAKNPEFTPQTLASQALSIPSSLKSATSSLPHALPFYHSKPPLPTEHPPEPYYTHSSHNHVHPSLAQPAVGQLVDPRLERQPPGTLFIPRERPEQNLFFHFPVSHNGQNVLCQKQPKLLSEMPDPSPLLFRANDIPPSVQAPRFSSPSLQQPSSSLHTDFVHPQLQLRSAFSLLRPTQKYFSTSNVRPPLHQPRRAYLQIPSFVPSNQ, from the coding sequence ATGTCTGCTGATGTCCCCTTGACCCTGCCGACAGAACGCTGTGCTTTTTTGTCGGTCAAAGATCTAAAAGGAATTCGCCAACCATCACCCTCCACCTTTGTAGACGTGGTCGCCAGCACGAGCGATCGAAATCACGGCGTCGaccgcccccctcctccccttccgatGTCTACCAACTACTCGCGGCTCTTGAACCTGTTGACCGTCTTCATTACTCACACCTATGCCCGTATAGATCCTCTGAGGTACTCTTGCTCAGACGGCCAATGTCTCCACTACATCCTGACCACGCCGTCCGAACGCAGCGCCCCGAACAACCGCGGACTCGACAACCAAGAGAACGACCTCATCATGTCCAAAAACGACCTGTTGGGACCTTCAACGGAACCCTGTCGGTACATGGTCATGGaactcttgggaaaaggaacgTTCGGACAGGTCGTGAAGTGCTGGGACAAATCTCTGAAAATCTACGTGGCCATCAAAGTGGTCAAGAACCTTCCCGCGTTCCATCGTCAGGGATTCGCCGAAATCCGCGTCATCAAGCAACTGAACACCAAATATGCCTCCCCAAACTATCCGTTGGTTCAAATTTTGAACTATTTTGTGTTTTCGGGTCATCTGTGTCTTGTTTTCGAACTGTTGAATGTCAGCTTGTACGAGCTGATTCGACGCAATCTGTTTCGCGGGCTGTCGCTGCCGCTGGTCTCCAAGTTCGTCCATCAGATTCTCCGCGTGCTGGTGGACCTGGGCAAGAACCGCATCATTCATTGCGACTTGAAGCCAGAAAACATCTTGTTGAAGTCACCAGACCAATCAAACATCAAAGTCATCGATTTTGGATCTGCTTGTTTTCAAGACGAACATGCCGTCTATTCGTACGTCCAGTCGCGCTTCTACCGATGTCCGGAGGTCATCTTGGGCTATTCGGCCACGTACTCTAAACTGGATTTGTGGTCACTTGGCTGCATTTGCTTCGAGCTGTTTACGGGCTTTCCTCTCTTTCCTGGCACCAACCAGCACCAAATGGTCGTTCAGTTCGTCCGCGTGCTCGGCATGCCCCCGTATTCGATGCTGGCCAACGGCAGGGACTCGCACCGATTCTTTAACCGGGTCGCGCACACCGGAGCCAAAACAGACTTTGTACTCAAAACCAGTCAAGAATGCGCTTCGAGCGACGAGACCAGCAGTGCGTCCGCTGTTCCAGAGCTTGCGAAGATTCCCAAAGAAACATCCATCGAATTACTCGTCTCAGAAATTCCCTATTCCGACGATCTGAGCGCCGCCGAAAGAATACAAGAAGAATTGCACCGCCAACTTCTGATTTCGTTCCTGCAAAACATTTTAAAATGGAACCCTAACGAAAGATCTGACGCGGAGCAGTTGCTTCTCCACCCATTCTTCTCTTCACCTGGCTTAGCTCGTGGCGCCTATCCACCCTTCAACAACAGCTCAAATTACGTCTGCGATCTGAACGGAGCGTACCCTCCTGGTTACCCGCGCAACCGTGACATCGCCAAAGAGATACCCAACCACCCTAGAATGGCCCCTGACCAAACGCTCGAAACCCGTCATATGCCCGCGATCCCTCCTCACCTATTCCTCCCTCTTGGAAACCCTGGCCAAAGAAACCTGTCAAACTTTTTTGTCAACAGACTTGCCCCTCGACAGGACGACAACCACCTATTCCATCCTCCTCTCCTCGCCAAAAATCCGGAATTCACTCCTCAAACTCTGGCCTCTCAAGCTCTCTCTATTCCGTCTTCCCTCAAGTCCGCCACCTCCTCACTCCCGCACGCTCTGCCATTCTATCACTCCAAACCCCCTCTTCCCACCGAGCACCCTCCAGAACCCTACTACACTCACTCTTCACACAACCACGTCCACCCCTCTCTCGCGCAGCCCGCTGTCGGCCAACTGGTCGACCCAAGACTCGAGCGTCAGCCCCCGGGAACCCTCTTCATCCCTCGCGAACGCCCTGAACAAAACCTATTTTTTCATTTCCCTGTCAGCCATAACGGACAAAATGTTTTGTGTCAAAAACAGCCGAAACTCCTGTCAGAAATGCCAGACCCCTCCCCGCTCTTATTTCGTGCCAACGACATCCCCCCTTCTGTCCAGGCACCCCGCTTCTCCTCCCCGTCCTTGCAACAACCTTCCTCCTCTCTTCACACCGACTTCGTTCATCCTCAACTTCAACTGCGTTCTGCCTTCTCGCTTCTTCGGCCCACCCAGAAGTATTTCTCCACCTCGAACGTTCGCCCCCCGCTCCATCAGCCTCGCCGCGCCTACCTCCAGATCCCCTCCTTCGTTCCCTCTAACCAGTAA
- the LOC126326035 gene encoding uncharacterized protein LOC126326035: protein MIKLSIKKETTMTIFLLYKFEFALLTLSICLFAKKYLIILYDLYRFHGQWEEKNVLIMLLELFGDFCRMLLNIFLFVSMVNSIGLPLHLTRQFAESIMLFRKRLIEFVRYRKATKNMNQRFPNATPEQIAQVNHICVICRETMTQGKILQCGHILHLKCLREWLEHQQSCPTCRLPVLETNQETRNDSSNVATRSPPSSPLDTPPPSEQSLFFPASVSNPPMPAIPVQEGPADRQDAAIQDPSGSRPFSLSWDSNLTQQGQPIQYASVPFVQVPFSSQLPQLPQGAVFLSGVQSSTEASSRIEHMLSSIERRIDSLQQQVQEIRQIVSQRT from the coding sequence ATGATTAAGCTGAGCATTAAGAAGGAAACCACTATGACGATCTTCCTTCTCTACAAGTTCGAGTTCGCGCTGTTGACGCTGTCCATCTGCTTGTTCGCGAAGAAGTATTTGATCATTTTGTACGACTTGTACCGCTTTCACGGTCAGTGGGAGGAGAAGAACGTCCTCATTATGCTGCTCGAGCTGTTCGGCGATTTCTGCCGAATGTTACTGAACATCTTCTTGTTCGTGTCGATGGTCAACAGCATCGGTCTCCCGCTCCACTTGACTCGTCAGTTCGCCGAGTCgatcatgctgttcagaaagaggCTCATAGAGTTCGTCCGCTACCGAAAGGCCACCAAGAACATGAATCAACGATTCCCCAACGCCACGCCGGAACAAATTGCTCAAGTCAACCACATATGCGTCATATGCAGAGAAACGATGACTCAGGGAAAAATTCTCCAATGCGGACACATATTGCACCTCAAATGCCTAAGGGAGTGGTTGGAACATCAACAAAGCTGTCCGACCTGTCGACTTCCGGTGTTGGAAACCAACCAAGAAACAAGAAACGATTCCTCCAATGTGGCGACTCGCTCACCTCCTTCATCCCCCCTGGATACGCCCCCACCCTCTGAACAGAGTCTGTTCTTCCCCGCTTCTGTGTCTAACCCGCCGATGCCCGCAATCCCCGTCCAAGAAGGCCCCGCAGACCGACAAGACGCCGCAATTCAAGATCCCTCAGGATCTCGACCCTTCTCACTCTCCTGGGACTCCAACCTAACTCAGCAGGGTCAGCCCATTCAATACGCGTCCGTTCCCTTCGTCCAAGTCCCCTTCTCCTCTCAGCTGCCTCAGCTGCCTCAGGGCGCCGTGTTTCTGTCCGGCGTCCAGTCCTCGACGGAAGCCTCCAGCAGAATAGAGCACATGTTGTCCTCTATCGAGCGGAGAATCGACAGCCTTCAGCAACAAGTCCAAGAAATCAGGCAAATTGTCTCTCAACgcacctga
- the LOC126326047 gene encoding uncharacterized protein LOC126326047 encodes MASSALRKLGAVFGEGLSALGESRGPAAKIDREWLKRPNSDAGLKETFQQRGSLSPQPPSTPRHSGDSSASRAPARLGPSARSPRLYSSVASENETRRGAEESGPKIEVVQSKRKVLIRVAYLGTRYFGSSKQPQQDVPTVEDSLEKALFASKLISPSNFGRLSKIGWSSSSRTDRGVHSLFSCFCAKLEYDWVRLDHGNGRYTYDIADQCLLLPNLVNSHLPSDIRVLAAAPVPSSFDAKRFCVRREYEYLLPYSVLRGSLYDTNLAKFDRMTSYIKGRHYMHNLSRLDTKKRKNNRQGAAVGDAAGARGDVDQSASRAEEGSASQDPNDDARRAQLPLEPGDDEPIRTSPCVSAKRDNRFYRDIFELCHSKIFVDNAPYIRFCIAGNSFLKHQIRCMIGLLVCASQGLFSEEAFCAAIDSPFTFVIPRAPPQGLVLMRATFHKVQWVEGDEQGKIFDMQKNFVYQHIHDQWKNVERQWPMDSLFRGTSPGIAGQEDSKRDCFLGEDDEAGATTEQNREDARGENPSNSEGSQSEISSLFCPIVPVYRKDPWREIRSLKPVQNVYEVIPEYDQWWSRYQQSKERAEARRAVRKELKATARKRGNADAKRESEGREPDLELKKKKN; translated from the exons ATGGCGTCCAGCGCTCTGCGGAAACTCGGCGCCGTCTTCGGCGAAGGCCTCTCGGCTCTCGGAGAATCGCGCGGCCCAGCCGCGAAAATCGACCGCGAGTGGCTCAAGCGGCCGAACTCAGACGCCGGACTGAAGGAGACCTTTCAACAACGCGGCTCTCTCTCACCCCAACCCCCCTCGACTCCCCGTCACTCAGGTGACTCCTCCGCCTCGCGCGCTCCCGCCAGGCTCGGCCCGTCCGCTCGCTCGCCGAGGCTCTATTCGTCCGTGGCGAGCGAAAACGAGACGCGGCGCGGCGCCGAAGAATCCGGGCCAAAAATAGAAGTCGTGCAGTCTAAGAGAAAAGTCCTGATCAG GGTAGCCTATCTGGGAACCAGGTATTTCGGATCGTCGAAGCAGCCGCAACAAGACGTGCCAA CTGTCGAGGACTCTCTCGAAAAGGCGCTGTTCGCGTCCAAGTTGATCTCGCCGTCCAACTTCGGGCGCCTAAGCAAAATCGGGTGGTCCTCTTCCAGTCGGACCGACCGCGGCGTGCACAGCCTCTTTTCCTGCTTCTGCGCAAAGCTCGAGTACGACTGGGTGCGACTGGATCACGGAAACGGCCGCTACACCTACGACATAGCGGATCAGTGTCTCCTCCTGCCAAACCTCGTCAACTCACACCTGCCAAGCGACATTCGCGTGCTAGCCGCCGCTCCTGTACCCTCGAGCTTCGACGCGAAGAGATTCTGCGTTCGCAGAGAATACGAGTACCTGCTGCCCTACTCCGTGCTAAGGGGATCTCTGTACGACACGAACCTCGCCAAGTTCGATCGCATGACTTCCTACATCAAGGGCAGGCACTATATGCACAACTTGAGCAGACTCGACACCAAGAAGAGGAAGAATAACAGGCAAGGAGCCGCCGTGGGAGACGCGGCCGGCGCGAGAGGCGACGTCGATCAAAGCGCTTCTCGTGCAGAAGAAGGCTCGGCGAGCCAGGACCCAAACGATGATGCGCGGCGCGCTCAGCTCCCTCTCGAACCCGGCGACGACGAGCCCATTCGCACCTCACCGTGCGTCTCCGCGAAGCGCGACAATAGGTTCTACCGCGACATCTTTGAACTTTGCCACAGTAAAATTTTTGTCGACAACGCGCCATACATTCGATTTTGTATTGCCGGCAACAGCTTTTTGAAACACCAAATCCGGTGCATGATTGGCCTCTTGGTCTGCGCCTCCCAAGGCCTGTTTTCCGAGGAGGCATTCTGCGCGGCCATCGACAGCCCGTTCACGTTCGTGATTCCCAGAGCACCGCCTCAAGGACTCGTGCTGATGCGCGCGACCTTCCACAAAGTGCAGTGGGTAGAAGGCGACGAGCAAGGGAAAATTTTTGACATGCAAAAAAATTTCGTGTACCAACACATTCACGACCAGTGGAAAAACGTCGAGCGCCAGTGGCCGATGGACAGTCTGTTCAGAGGGACCAGTCCCGGGATCGCCGGACAAGAGGATTCCAAGCGCGATTGCTTTCTCGGAGAGGACGACGAAGCTGGCGCGACGACCGAGCAAAACCGCGAAGACGCGCGCGGCGAAAACCCATCCAATTCAGAAGGGAGTCAGTCCGAAATTTCGTCCCTTTTTTGtccaattgtgcctgtctaccgcaaAGATCCCTGGAGGGAGATCCGATCGCTGAAACCAGTCCAAAATGTGTACGAAGTGATCCCAGAATACGATCAGTGGTGGTCGCGGTACCAGCAATCGAAAGAGCGCGCAGAAGCGCGAAGAGCagtcagaaaggagcttaaggCGACTGCTCGGAAGAGGGGAAACGCTGATGCGAAGAGGGAGTCGGAAGGACGTGAACCAGatttagaactaaaaaaaaaaaaaaattaa
- the LOC126326036 gene encoding receptor expression-enhancing protein 3-B-like, whose amino-acid sequence MAKAKKKGDQLQKYYADFFLGWIPFFSLIKLFCLVWLATYETRGASRAYNSLVIPFFDAREEEIDFWLQNAGRSFYILARECRKVLVVQLRAGLVKFLELSTDDGSNTAQTENDAFIIEAPSAEVSEEEGTEVDLSSQDIMYKRRKKNAEGRR is encoded by the exons ATGGCAAAGGCAAAGAAGAAGGGCGACCAGTTGCAGA AATACTACGCGGACTTTTTTTTGGGTTGGATCCCATTTTTTTCGCTCATTAAGCTTTTTTGCCTCGTCTGGCTCGCCACGTACGAAACGCGCGGCGCGTCTCGTGCATACAACTCGCTGGTGATCCCGTTCTTCGATGCTAGGGAGGAAGAGATAGACTTCTGGCTTCAAAACGCGGGTCGGTCGTTCTACATCTTGGCCCGCGAATGCAGAAAAGTGTTGGTGGTTCAGCTCCGAGCCGGCCTGGTGAAATTTTTGGAGCTGTCGACGGATGACGGCTCGAACACCGCGCAGACTGAAAATGATGCGTTCATCATAGAAGCGCCAAGCGCAGAGGTATCCGAAGAAGAGGGAACGGAGGTGGACCTGAGCTCACAAGACATAATGtacaaaaggagaaagaaaaacgccGAAGGTCGAAGGTAA
- the LOC126326044 gene encoding uncharacterized protein LOC126326044, translating into MEDPSLLDSSTEEDLSSTESGGSEDEAAKSYYEPAGSESTIGSRVHTRQMTNKMRQLGSSLRRSHGPDASTASDTLKLDDSDFADSPPSSVPRDSGSSPDESLFRPSSGAQQPKSRAKDAKRHGKSQKPAKRKKSDQSPTREDGEEGSQDLKDQDETKHTASSDSPPLIREAEIWTGDCASHSFHRFRAFHHCEQASPVYKECFCAMYGLGVSAPPSCKDELLIDCSMDTREGGALAPSAAGCEAPVYPRRLEGGDRATDREGKTCDALALTDARSLQDGLSPEGAFFDFMSASEGQKGVATRKDELPPLIDEKNLLSALWSKYSVTRCDGSFPDRGDWLSAGASRGRGDSTVSAFNACLERSFMHVGVVRQSQVPTSDLDERSVYLHLQYYLEDCAPFYDVLESPREASTARRRTTRFIVQSAHSHLQSAGSHLSKACKSSSGPRRVQAAARRSKSARGVGEGEESEEELSETEDEELSETKDDSSHLGNRGPRGPSKPKSARSSVQKGDESCVGSRIVKAASVEEENMEEVTNEDDFEQPSTEVGESKADAEVLEAKHINKKFKMQGEALDSEAPQLSAHQEVKSDSQNFRVLSNVLKMTPQKIDFSFPPRLPLQFGAIILLNLGQVVYDREKFHSKRYIFPVGYRSKRLYFSLVEPTRRCWYIQEILEGRPSGGAHSSPGEDPSDDVSTHYLSQEPLFRLTCEDLPSEPIEGSTPSGVWSEVLERIRPIREGIAGRKLLSTVSGPEQFGLSHRVIHQLIERLPNASLCVNYDPAQVLQAVQKEADGRKKRAKGGESQEEEREST; encoded by the exons ATGGAAGACCCATCGTTACTTGATTCCAGCACCGAGGAGGACCTGTCCTCTACCGAGTCCGGGGGGTCCGAGGACGAGGCGGCGAAGTCATATTACGAGCCGGCGGGGTCAGAGTCCACGATCGGCTCGAGGGTCCACACGAGACAGATGACCAACAAGATGAGGCAGTTGGGCTCCAGCCTGCGTCGCAGCCACGGCCCCGACGCTTCTACCGCCTCGGACACGCTGAAATTGGACGACTCCGATTTCGCGGATTCACCTCCCTCCTCGGTGCCGAGGGACAGCGGCTCATCTCCGGACGAGTCCCTCTTTCGTCCGAGCAGCGGCGCGCAACAGCCCAAGTCGAGGGCGAAGGACGCCAAGAGGCACGGCAAGTCCCAAAAGCCCGCCAAGAGAAAGAAGTCCGATCAGTCTCCGACTCGCGAGGACGGAGAAGAGGGCTCTCAAGACTTGAAGGACCAAGACGAGACGAAGC ATACGGCGTCGAGCGACTCGCCCCCGTTGATCAGGGAGGCCGAAATTTGGACGGGAGATTGCGCGTCTCACTCGTTTCATCGCTTTCGCGCGTTTCATCACTGCGAGCAGGCGTCCCCCGTCTACAAGGAGTGCTTCTGCGCGATGTACGGCCTCGGGGTCAGCGCGCCGCCGTCGTGCAAGGACGAGCTGCTGATCGACTGCAGCATGGACACCAGGGAGGGGGGCGCGCTCGCGCCGTCCGCTGCGGGATGCGAGGCGCCGGTCTATCCGCGTCGGTTGGAGGGGGGAGATCGAGCGACAGACCGCGAGGGAAAAACGTGCGACGCGCTGGCCCTAACGGACGCGCGCTCTCTACAAGACGGCCTCAGCCCGGAAGGCGCGTTCTTCGACTTCATGTCGGCGTCGGAGGGACAAAAGGGGGTCGCGACAAGGAAGGACGAACTGCCGCCTTTGATCGACGAAAAGAATCTATTGTCGGCTCTCTGGTCTAAATATAGCGTCACCCGGTGCGACGGTTCGTTCCCCGATCGCGGCGACTGGCTGAGCGCGGGCGCTTCGCGGGGGCGCGGCGATTCGACGGTCTCGGCGTTCAACGCCTGCTTGGAGAGGTCCTTCATGCACGTTGGCGTGGTTAGACAGAGCCAGGTGCCGACGTCCGACCTGGACGAGAGGAGCGTCTATTTGCACTTGCAGTACTATCTCGAGGACTGCGCGCCGTTTTACGACGTGTTGGAGTCTCCGAGGGAGGCGTCGACTGCCAGGCGTCGGACGACTCGTTTCATAGTGCAGAGCGCGCACAGTCACCTGCAGTCGGCGGGGTCGCACTTGAGCAAGGCGTGCAAGTCTTCGTCCGGGCCGAGGAGGGTCCAGGCGGCGGCGAGGAGGTCCAAGTCCGCGCGAGGGGTTGGAGAGGGCGAGGAGAGCGAGGAGGAGCTGAGCGAGACAGAAGATGAAGAGCTGAGCGAGACGAAGGACGACTCGTCGCACCTCGGCAACAGAGGTCCTCGTGGGCCGAGCAAGCCCAAGTCTGCGAGGTCGAGTGTACAGAAGGGAGACGAGTCGTGCGTGGGGTCCAGAATCGTCAAGGCGGCGTCGGTCGAGGAGGAGAACATGGAGGAGGTGACGAACGAAGACGACTTCGAGCAGCCTTCGACGGAGGTTGGCGAGTCCAAGGCCGATGCAGAGGTGCTCGAGGCGAAGCACATTAACAAAAAGTTCAAGATGCAAGGGGAGGCTCTCGATTCTGAAGCGCCTCAGTTGTCGGCTCATCAGGAAGTCAAGTCTGATTCGCAGAATTTCAGAGTTTTGTCAAATGTGTTGAAAATGACAcctcaaaaaattgatttttcgttTCCGCCTCGTCTCCCTCTTCAGTTCGGAGCGATCATTTTGCTCAATCTCGGCCAAGTTGTCTACGATCGCGAGAAGTTTCACTCTAAGAGGTACATTTTCCCGGTGGGATATCGTTCCAAGCGGCTTTACTTTTCTCTGGTCGAGCCCACTCGTCGCTGTTGGTACATCCAAGAAATTCTGGAGGGTCGCCCGTCAGGCGGGGCCCATTCCTCGCCCGGCGAAGACCCGTCCGACGATGTGTCGACCCACTACCTCTCGCAAGAGCCGCTGTTTCGCCTGACCTGCGAAGACCTACCTTCGGAACCGATCGAGGGTTCCACGCCCTCGGGCGTCTGGAGCGAGGTTCTGGAGAGGATTCGCCCGATTCGAGAGGGCATCGCCGGCCGCAAGCTGCTGTCCACCGTTTCCGGTCCGGAGCAATTCGGCCTGTCTCACCGAGTTATCCACCAGCTGATTGAACGGCTTCCCAACGCGTCTCTGTGCGTGAACTACGACCCCGCGCAGGTCTTGCAGGCGGTTCAGAAGGAGGCGGACGGTCGAAAGAAGCGAGCCAAGGGCGGCGAGTCTCAAGAGGAGGAAAGAGAGAgcacataa